One window from the genome of Anguilla rostrata isolate EN2019 chromosome 5, ASM1855537v3, whole genome shotgun sequence encodes:
- the LOC135254442 gene encoding RNA-binding protein with multiple splicing-like translates to MNSSMTEKENEPNEFSNHEEEVRTLFVSGLPLDIKPRELYLLFRPFKGYEGSLIKLTSKQPVGFVSFDSRSEAEAAKNALNGVRFDPEIPQTLRLEFAKANTKMAKSKLVGSPNPPLSQAGPGPQFIPRDPYELTVPALYSSTPDVWAPYPLYPAELSAALPPAFTYPSSLHAQIRWLPPADGAPQGWKSRQFC, encoded by the exons ATGAACAGCAGCATGACAGAGAAGGAGAACGAGCCAAATGAATTTTCTAACCACGAGGAAGAG GTCCGAACACTGTTCGTCAGTGGATTGCCGCTGGACATCAAGCCCAGAGAGCTCTATCTCTTATTCAGACCGTTTAAG GGCTATGAAGGCTCCCTAATCAAGCTCACCTCCAAACAG CCGGTTGGATTTGTCAGTTTTGACAGCCGATCTGAGGCGGAGGCTGCGAAGAACGCCCTGAAC GGCGTCCGCTTCGACCCGGAAATCCCGCAGACGCTGCGGTTGGAGTTCGCCAAGGCCAACACCAAAATGGCGAAGAGCAAGCTGGTGGGCTCTCCCAACCCCCCGCTGTCCCAGGCGGGCCCCGGACCCCAGTTCATCCCTCGGGACCCCT ATGAGCTCACAGTCccagctctgtactccagtaccCCTGATGTGTGGGCCCCGTACCCCCTCTACCCTGCCGAACTGTCTGCTGCTCTACCCCCCGCATTCACCTACCCCTCCTCTCTGCATGCACAG atcCGCTGGCTCCCTCCTGCAGATGGTGCTCCACAGGGATGGAAGTCCAGGCAGTTCTGCTGA
- the LOC135254444 gene encoding dynactin subunit 6-like — MADISAKQMVQKSGAKFAAGAVVCVESEIRGDVTIGPRTVVHPKARIVAEAGPIVIGEGNLIEEQALIINGYPENIMPDAEGTEPKTMTIGTNNVFEVGCESQALKIGDNNVIESKAVVGRNVILTNGCIVGACCQVNTCEVIPENTVIYGSNCMRWVQTEKPQPQSLQLDFLMKILPNYHHLKKTVKAGSAHVKN; from the exons ATGGCGGATATTAGTGCCAAACAAATGGTCCAAAAAAG CGGTGCTAAATTCGCAGCTGGAGCTGTGGTCTGCGTCGAAAGCGAGATAAGAGGGGATGTGACTATAG GTCCAAGGACAGTGGTGCATCCCAAAGCTCGCATCGTAGCCGAGGCAGGGCCCATTGTCATCGGAGAGGGCAATCTTATCGAAGAGCAAGCGCTTATCATTAACGG GTACCCCGAGAACATAATGCCTGACGCAGAGGGCACGGAACCCAAGACGATGACAATTGGAACCAACAACGTCTTTGAAGTTGGATGCG AATCCCAGGCCCTGAAGATTGGCGACAACAACGTCATAGAGTCAAAAG ccgTGGTGGGCCGGAATGTCATCCTGACCAATGGCTGTATCGTTGGAGCCTGTTGCCAGGTGAACACTTGTGAGGTCATCCCTGAGAACACGGTCATCTACGGGTCGAACTGCATGCGCTGGGTGCAGACCGAGAAGCCGCAG CCACAGAGCCTCCAGCTGGACTTCCTGATGAAAATCCTGCCCAATTACCACCATCTGAAGAAGACCGTCAAAGCCGGCTCCGCTCATGTGAAAAACTGA